One window of the Lacerta agilis isolate rLacAgi1 chromosome 17, rLacAgi1.pri, whole genome shotgun sequence genome contains the following:
- the TMEM262 gene encoding transmembrane protein 262 isoform X2: MSWKDPFITITFPSKVIYTIGSILMLIIHTGVLIGDLYHFFVSQRGDLMSFHFTTSHTASFYWALLAAIYTLQADDDVLMYIAMTSFALNFVAFVARFSMDYATIDYREEQY; encoded by the exons ATGAGCTGGAAGGATCCATTCATAACTATCACCTTCCCAAGCAAAGTCATCTACACCATTGGCTCTATCCTTATGCTCATCATTCACACAGGTGTTCTCATTGGTGACCTGTATCACTTCTTCGTCTCACAAAGGGGGGACCTCATGAGCTTCCATTTTACG ACCTCACATACAGCCAGCTTCTACTGGGCACTGCTGGCAGCGATCTACACCTTACAAGCGGACGACGATGTGCTGATGTACATTGCCATGACATCTTTTG CCTTGAACTTTGTCGCCTTTGTTGCCCGCTTCAGCATGGACTATGCCACCATTGATTACAGAGAGGAACAGTACTAA
- the TMEM262 gene encoding transmembrane protein 262 isoform X1 has protein sequence MSWKDPFITITFPSKVIYTIGSILMLIIHTGVLIGDLYHFFVSQRGDLMSFHFTVVLLTSHTASFYWALLAAIYTLQADDDVLMYIAMTSFALNFVAFVARFSMDYATIDYREEQY, from the exons ATGAGCTGGAAGGATCCATTCATAACTATCACCTTCCCAAGCAAAGTCATCTACACCATTGGCTCTATCCTTATGCTCATCATTCACACAGGTGTTCTCATTGGTGACCTGTATCACTTCTTCGTCTCACAAAGGGGGGACCTCATGAGCTTCCATTTTACGGTAGTGCTATTG ACCTCACATACAGCCAGCTTCTACTGGGCACTGCTGGCAGCGATCTACACCTTACAAGCGGACGACGATGTGCTGATGTACATTGCCATGACATCTTTTG CCTTGAACTTTGTCGCCTTTGTTGCCCGCTTCAGCATGGACTATGCCACCATTGATTACAGAGAGGAACAGTACTAA
- the ZFPL1 gene encoding zinc finger protein-like 1 produces the protein MGLCKCPKRKVTNLFCFEHRVNVCENCIVANHAKCIVQSYLQWLQDSDYNPNCRLCNTLLSTKETVRLVCYDLFHWSCLNEMANQLPKNTAPAGYQCPNCQGPVFPPANLVSPVASVLREKLSMVNWARAGLGLPLIDEMETVQEAEPHDTTDYTDWSSFTVLNSEEAVQQSPHSAFSYSPSASFPSSQQQQSMNNGAVQEHQHTVISMNALSNDPVTINAASSPRKVYDTREGGGSRASEARVDFDEDKYRRRPALGWLAQLLKNRFSSRKQPRSMMQRFVILLLIGGIGFLTLVIIMMKVGRASADHDPNLDPKFNPHIRVGQE, from the exons ATGGGGCTTTGTAAATGCCCCAAGAGGAAAGTCACCAATCTGTTCTGTTTTGAGCACCGGGTGAATGTCTGTGAGAACTGCATTGTTGCTAATCATGCCAAG TGCATTGTCCAGTCATACCTGCAGTGGCTTCAGGACAGTGATTACAATCCCAACTGTCGGCTGTGCAATACACTTCTTTCCACTAAAGAGACAGTCCGGCTGGTCTGCTATG ATCTCTTTCACTGGTCCTGCCTCAACGAGATGGCCAACCAGCTGCCGAAGAATACTGCCCCAGCCGGCTACCAGTGTCCCAACTGCCAGGGCCCTGTCTTTCCACCAGCCAACCTTGTCAGTCCAGTAGCATCAGTACTGCGAGAGAAGCTGTCGATGGTGAACTGGGCTCGGGCTGGCCTTGGGCTCCCTCTG ATTGATGAAATGGAGACAGTCCAGGAGGCGGAGCCTCATGACACCACAGACTACACAGATTGGTCCAGCTTCACCG TCCTCAACTCAGAGGAGGCTGTGCAGCAGAGCCCCCATTCGGCCTTCTCTTATAGTCCAAGCGCAAGCTTCCCCTCCTCCCAACAACAGCAAAGCATGAACAACGGGGCGGTGCAGGAGCATCAGCACACGGTCATCAGCATGAATGCTTTGTCCAATGACCCCGTCACCATTAACGCAG CCTCCTCGCCACGGAAAGTGTATGACACCCGGGAAGGCGGGGGCAGCAGGGCTTCCGAGGCTCGCGTGGACTTTGACGAAGACAAATACCGGCGGCGGCCAGCGCTTGGCTGGCTTGCCCAGCTGCTCAA GAACCGCTTCAGCTCTAGGAAGCAGCCCCGCTCCATGATGCAGAggttcgtcatcctcctcctaATTGGTGGAATTGGTTTCCTCACCCTTGTCATCATCATGATGAAGGTGGGACGGGCATCTGCCGACCATGACCCCAACTTGGACCCCAAGTTCAACCCACACATCCGGGTTGGGCAGGAGTGA
- the CDCA5 gene encoding sororin, which yields MALAATRFPCRLAGRAFSITLLPPKRWRANSTTKRILKRSHPQAVMAGGGRAGPKRARSAGEARAGAVNADAASPPRRRRSERIASPSAQPVSQGKPSPVASKVPGGNLTSGPFAMRPVTVKKIMPRNRQIKETALIPLRSPRNSLKEDKENIPLRATEVESNAKVELKPSHLHSSLHPETGALPAGTDLLFPVSADDEQELARPTRVRRSYSRLENPLIHSFLGRQQESPSSSLSDISTPTHGPVKRQTLFGFDKLLVPGELASISPVNTAAPQKTTVAEPRAIDERDTDIPGISFVREKRRKRKQPQFDVLQLDEWAAQMNAEFEEAERFDLLVE from the exons ATGGCGCTGGCAGCGACTCGCTTCCCTTGCCGCTTAGCTGGCCGCGCCTTTTCCATTACGCTACTTCCGCCGAAGCGGTGGCGGGCGAATTCAACGACGAAGAGGATCTTGAAGCGAAGCCACCCGCAGGCCGTAATGGCGGGAGGAGGCCGCGCCGGGCCCAAGAGGGCTCGCTCCGCTGGGGAGGCCCGGGCAG GTGCTGTTAATGCTGATGCTGCTTCTCCCCCGCGGCGGCGCCGGTCGGAGAGGATCGCGTCGCCCTCGGCTCAGCCCGTGTCGCAGGGGAAGCCGAGCCCGGTGGCGAGCAAAGTGCCAGGCGGCAATCTG ACATCTGGACCATTTGCAATGCGGCCGGTCACTGTGAAAAAGATCATGCCACGAAATCGGCAG ATAAAAGAAACAGCCTTAATTCCCCTTCGGAGTCCAAGG AATTCATTAAAAGAAGACAAGGAAAACATTCCTCTGAGAGCCACAGAGGTTGAAAGTAATGCCAAGGTGGAACTGAAGCCTTCTCACCTGCACAGCTCTTTGCATCCTGAGACCGGGGCCTTACCAGCAGGGACCGACCTCCTGTTCCCAGTCAGTGCTGATGACGAGCAAGAACTGGCCAGGCCAACAAGAGTGCGCCGGTCTTACAGCCGCCTGGAGAACCCCTTAATCCACAGTTTCCTGGGGAGGCAACAAGAGTCTCCCAGCTCCAGCCTGTCGGACATTTCCACACCTACCCATGGCCCAGTCAAGCGGCAAACTCTTTTTGGATTTGATAAGCTTCTGGTTCCAGGTGAGCTCGCCAGCATCTCTCCTGTGAACACAGCTGCTCCCCAGAAGACAACAGTGGCAGAACCTAGAGCCATTGATGAGAGAGACACAGACATCCCAGGTATTTCATTTGTCAGGGAAAAAcgaaggaagaggaagcagccaCAATTTGAT GTATTACAGCTGGATGAATGGGCAGCCCAGATGAACGCGGAGTTTGAAGAAGCAGAGAGATTTGACCTCCTTGTGGAATAA
- the LOC117039133 gene encoding uncharacterized protein LOC117039133: MSASAIRRKSYKRAQEDAGLFSPVHWEGDKGSNGDVPAGKLQVMEKFFTPVRQTKENKGASSSTDLGLRDCSSCHQQWAESRRGHFSTLSSSSTSSTSASSSASSSASWSSEASLDKEAFLLTSPRYHPQHSQSCVDLSREVRAFRRGQEEEAADFEEEEAPGSFSRLRKGQSKSADRLANRHGLQLQPGQPDGVDRHLYKAASLERSLAFSEQAEILAPRRPNYAGAPAPSKGILKNGAVAGGDWLRKAKSIETITVRSVGKEPPPAPGPSRPLQREKQPPNSLDLSAPKKPPVTERMKLVEEKLRFSEFLNEITQQVMSPSSLSSLGWKPPEPSVATKAPSTDGSDSKGSSSKASSPGSLLEMAEAKAEVAARRRTGQAEAKADALPSPHSRPQANPAFGRATDEASTSPELVPFAHLPAKLGSLPKLPGEAAKRPRKPSEAKGGHGQEAKRPEQPLKKAEKGLPARGTAEKANPKEEHEGVATKKRIHNSKELLAEVEQPVPSHEQEPASPAQEEEADAKPRTAQRDLQKTWDELDALKEKFNSLLPSRLQEDYANTRLTNQLLEDRLQIIAQSMAEEKQTLNQRINELLERLISAQNTICTLEKINISGLLAKPSLEKQRCSGKDESTSGSLCSLHILDVAPPPAFMDGASETQTTPNQSDSATETSKLGCSSESDTAAGPSEERSLLLKYEAALVAPSTEGPKRHSKSHTRATAFIPWKQKSTAFSTQDTNSTESECSGEEEAAPLCPLPAPRFLYLRQEALVAPPGPSSHFPALPTLQPEVFEATHLPSPTNLPPSGQLEELVPEMSSSESSEDGEVSWSPGLVEKTSGGPHLDYQSAQKMLDGLLQKSRRGNEPPKVGRLEGFRLAGATEASGAGRGLPHYHHQQHQQHRIRYYQEFSSPEEGKSYPCPLGTKGAVVGPEGSDAAQDSTSL, encoded by the exons ATGAGCGCCTCAGCCATTCGCCGAAAGTCCTACAAGAGAGCCCAAGAGGACGCTGGGCTGTTCTCCCCCGTCCACTGGGAGGGCGATAAGGGCAGCAACGGAGACGTTCCGGCTGGCAAGCTGCAGGTCATGGAAAAGTTCTTCACGCCTGTCCGGCAGACCAAGGAGAACAAAggagcctcctcctccaccgACTTGGGGCTTAGGGACTGCAGCAGCTGCCACCAGCAGTGGGCCGAGAGCCGGCGTGGCCACTTCTCCACGCTCTCGTCATCCTCGACCTCTTCCACCTCGGCCTCCTCCTCGGCCTCCAGCTCGGCCTCGTGGTCCTCCGAAGCCAGCCTGGACAAAGAGGCCTTCTTGCTGACCAGCCCTCGCTACCACCCTCAGCACTCGCAGTCCTGCGTGGACCTTTCGAGAGAAGTCAGGGCCTTCCGCCGTGGCCAGGAGGAAGAAGCGGCGGATTTCGAGGAGGAAGAAGCTCCCGGCTCCTTCAGCCGCTTGAGGAAAGGACAGAGCAAGAGTGCCGACCGGCTGGCTAACCGCCACGGCCTGCAGTTGCAGCCTGGCCAACCCGACGGCGTGGACAGACACCTCTACAAGGCCGCCAGTCTGGAGCGCAGCCTCGCCTTCAGCGAGCAGGCGGAAATCCTGGCCCCGCGTCGGCCCAACTATGCCGGGGCTCCAGCACCCAGCAAAGGCATCTTGAAAAACGGGGCGGTGGCCGGCGGTGACTGGCTGCGGAAGGCCAAGTCCATTGAGACCATCACTGTGCGGTCCGTAGGGAAGGAGCCTCCGCCTGCCCCCGGGCCTTCTAGGCCTCTCCAGAGGGAGAAGCAGCCCCCGAACAGCTTGGATCTGAGCGCCCCCAAAAAGCCCCCCGTCACAGAAAGAATGAAGCTGGTGGAGGAGAAGCTCCGTTTCTCAGAGTTCCTGAACGAGATCACCCAGCAGGTGATGAGCCCCTCCAGCCTCAGTTCGCTGGGCTGGAAGCCCCCAGAGCCTTCCGTGGCCACCAAGGCCCCCAGCACCGACGGGTCGGACTCGAAAGGCTCTAGCAGCAAAGCCAGCTCCCCAGGGTCCTTGCTGGAGATGGCTGAGGCGAAAGCAGAGGTAGCGGCGAGGAGGAGGACGGGGCAGGCTGAGGCCAAGGCGGATGCCCTTCCCAGCCCCCACAGCCGACCCCAAGCCAACCCAGCCTTTGGCAGGGCCACAGATGAGGCCAGTACCAGTCCGGAACTGGTGCCCTTCGCTCATTTGCCAGCTAAGCTGGGGAGTTTGCCTAAGCTGCCAGGAGAGGCAGCCAAGCGGCCAAGGAAGCCCAGTGAGGCCAAAGGTGGACACGGGCAGGAGGCCAAGAGGCCGGAACAGCCCCTCAAGAAAGCAGAGAAGGGCCTTCCCGCCAGAGGAACAGCCGAGAAAGCCAACCCCAAGGAAGAGCATGAGGGTGTAGCCACGAAGAAGAGGATACACAACAGCAAG GAGCTGCTGGCAGAGGTGGAACAACCTGT GCCCTCACATGAGCAGGAGCCAGCATCCCCAgcacaggaggaggaagcagatgcCAAACCCAGAACAGCTCAGCGAGACCTGCAGAAAACCTGGGACGAACTGGacgctttaaaagaaaaattcaacAG TTTGCTTCCTTCCAGGCTTCAGGAAGACTATGCCAACACACGGCTCACTAACCAGCTGCTGGAAGACAGACTTCAGATTATT GCTCAGAGTATGGCTGAAGAAAAGCAAACTTTGAACCAGCGGATCAATGAGCTGCTGGAGAGGCTGATCAGCGCCCAAAACACAATTTGCACCTTGGAGAAAATTAAC ATCTCAGGGCTGCTGGCAAAGCCCAGCCTGGAAAAGCAGCGGTGCAGTGGGAAGGATGAGTCTACCTCTGGCAGCCTCTGCTCTCTGCACATTCTGGATGTCgcgccccctcctgctttcatGGATGGTGCCTCTGAGACGCAAACCACCCCCAACCAGTCCGACTCAGCCACCGAAACCAGCAAGCTGGGCTGCAGCTCCGAATCGGACACAGCAGCCGGGCCGAGCGAGGAGAGGAGCCTCCTGCTGAAGTACGAGGCAGCCCTGGTGGCACCGTCCACAGAAGGGCCAAAGAGACACAGCAAGAGCCACACCCGGGCCACAGCCTTCATCCCCTGGAAGCAGAAATCCACAGCGTTCTCAACACAAGACACGAATTCGACAGAAAGCGAGTGCAgcggggaggaggaagcagccccGCTTTGTCCCCTCCCAGCCCCGCGCTTCCTGTACTTGAGGCAGGAGGCCCTGGTGGCCCCGCCGGGGCCCAGCAGCCATTTCCCAGCCTTGCCCACACTGCAGCCAGAGGTCTTTGAAGCCACCCATCTGCCTTCCCCCACCAACCTGCCGCCCAGTGGGCAGCTTGAGGAGCTGGTGCCAGAAATGAGCAGCTCTGAGAGCTCTGAGGATGGCGAGGTCTCCTGGAGCCCTGGCTTGGTGGAGAAGACATCAGGAGGACCTCACCTGGATTACCAGTCGGCCCAAAAAATGCTTGACGGCCTGCTGCAGAAGAGCCGCCGGGGGAATGAACCACCCAAGGTGGGCAGGTTGGAAGGCTTCCGCTTGGCTGGTGCCACAGAGGCGAGCGGAGCAGGCCGGGGCCTCCCTCactaccaccaccagcagcaccagCAACACAGGATCCGTTACTACCAAGAGTTCTCGAGTCCTGAGGAGGGAAAGAGCTACCCATGCCCCCTGGGCACCAAGGGGGCAGTGGTGGGGCCAGAGGGCAGCGATGCTGCACAAGATTCTACATCCCTCTGA
- the LOC117039134 gene encoding solute carrier family 22 member 20-like, with amino-acid sequence MAFNEVLESIGGVGRFQISQITFLLISVCLIACHNFLQNFTAAVPDHHCKPLLPTNQTLPSSYTQSTAEGVLLKVPVPIDQNRKPEKCLQFAMSWWRLLSPNATVAVGDSATQVHTELCTGGWVYDVSVFESTIVTEWNLVCELQNLRDVAQSLYMAGVLVGAGVFGVLSDRFGRRKPLIWSYLQIAIAGTVTAFLPSFSSYCAFRFLAGMTFSGIMLNSLSLILEWMPNKGRTVAGALLGYFVTFGQIVLAGVAYGVRNWRWLQLSVSAPFFIIFVCSWKLPESPRWLLLHNKAQVAVQNLRKVAAMNGKSKEGEKINKEVLHSHMQMEAASLKSRRSVFDLFRSPILRRVTCCLMVVWFSSSFSYYGLAMDVQKFGLNIFVVQVLFGAIDLPVVLLSTLAMVFIGRRFAMAGFLSLAGLLVFVNMFVPDELQTLRTVQAALGKGCLASSFIGAYLYSGELYPTEIRQTGMGFVSIQARLGAMVAPLVYVLRDSFPVLPPIIFGAAPLLAGVSACFLMETRHLPLLETIAEMERRSRNVPSMETAEEICLQQVGRSLLKESV; translated from the exons ATGGCATTCAATGAAGTCTTGGAGTCTATTGGAGGAGTTGGCCGTTTCCAGATCTCGCAAATCACCTTCTTGCTGATCTCCGTCTGCCTCATTGCTTGCCACAACTTCCTGCAGAACTTCACTGCCGCCGTTCCAGACCACCATTGCAAGCCTTTGCTCCCCACCAACCAGACCTTGCCCTCTAGCTACACCCAAAGCACAGCAGAAGGAGTCTTGCTGAAGGTACCTGTCCCCATAGACCAGAATCGGAAGCCGGAGAAGTGTCTCCAGTTTGCCATGAGTTGGTGGCGCCTATTGAGCCCAAATGCGACTGTGGCGGTTGGGGACTCTGCCACACAGGTGCACACCGAACTCTGCACAGGCGGATGGGTCTATGATGTGAGTGTGTTCGAGTCTACCATTGTGACGGAG tggAATTTGGTGTGTGAGCTACAGAACCTGAGAGATGTAGCCCAGTCGCTCTACATGGCTggtgtgctggttggggctggtgtGTTTGGAGTCTTATCGGAcag GTTTGGCCGACGCAAACCTCTGATCTGGTCATATCTGCAAATCGCCATCGCTGGCACCGTCACAGCATTCCTGCCCAGCTTCAGCAGCTATTGCGCCTTCCGCTTCCTGGCTGGCATGACGTTTTCAGGAATCATGCTAAATTCTCTGTCCTTGA TTCTGGAGTGGATGCCCAACAAGGGCCGGACGGTGGCAGGTGCCCTCTTAGGTTATTTTGTCACCTTTGGGCAGATCGTCTTGGCAGGAGTTGCATACGGAGTCAGAAACTGGCGCTGGCTCCAACTCTCCGTCTCGGCAccatttttcatcatttttgtcTGTTCATG GAAACTTCCAGAATCACCACGCTGGCTCCTGCTTCATAACAAGGCACAGGTAGCAGTCCAGAATCTGAGGAAAGTTGCCGCAATGAACGGCAAAagcaaggagggagagaaaattaaCAAAGAG GTATTGCATTCCCACATGCAGATGGAAGCTGCAAGTCTGAAATCCCGGCGCAGTGTCTTCGACCTGTTTCGCAGTCCAATCTTGCGGAGGGTCACCTGCTGCCTCATGGTTGTCTG GTTTTCCAGTTCCTTTTCTTATTACGGCTTGGCGATGGACGTGCAAAAATTTGGCCTGAACATCTTTGTGGTGCAGGTGTTGTTTGGAGCGATTGACCTTCCCGTTGTGCTGCTGTCCACCCTTGCCATGGTCTTCATCGGGCGCCGCTTTGCCATGGCCGGCTTCCTATCCCTCGCTGGGCTCCTGGTGTTCGTCAACATGTTTGTGCCAGACG AACTGCAAACGTTGCGTACAGTGCAGGCAGCACTAGGGAAAGGGTGCCTCGCCAGTTCCTTTATTGGTGCATATCTGTATTCTGGGGAGCTCTACCCAACAGAGATCAG GCAAACAGGCATGGGATTTGTGTCAATACAAGCCCGTCTCGGAGCCATGGTTGCGCCCCTGGTCTACGTGCTTAGGGATTCCTTTCCTGTCCTGCCACCAATTATATTTGGAGCTGCTCCCCTCCTCGCGGGGGTCTCGGCCTGCTTCCTGATGGAGACGAGACATTTACCCCTCCTGGAAACCATCGCAGAGATGGAACGCAG GTCTAGAAATGTACCCTCAATGGAAACAGCAGAAGAAATTTGCCTCCAGCAAGTGGGGAGATCTCTTTTGAAAGAATCTGTTTAA